A genomic stretch from Aedes albopictus strain Foshan chromosome 2, AalbF5, whole genome shotgun sequence includes:
- the LOC134288995 gene encoding uncharacterized protein LOC134288995: MEGENKNNSGKVANPFARGGLMRSPQQREEAEQQQEAFLQRSAVHEHNYSVQQEQQQQQQMVAQVQQQQLPTNSGWGVPQQHPKVLVAKNWVEELHEFVDKKHNVHKDIKELVLKIRRALGSAVKEWTNVLQRAEIAESELASTKNALADKTLPQQTPRTVPGNLGKKEKLARTENTPMSATKRHRSSPGDERPGGSKRQRDNLRKRLAAAEAEQVGVGNRETQWQTVQRKGKAKQTNAGAIPKAIRRSVKKKGEAIVVKTREESYLEVLRTIRTAPELKDFGADVQKVRRTRSGEMIFELKKNSKNKSSSYKELASSVVGNTAQLRSKWR; the protein is encoded by the coding sequence atggaaggagaaaacaagaataacagcggaaaggtggcgaatccgttcgccagaggaggattgaTGAGGTCTCCTCAGCAAAGAGAAGAAGCGGAACAGCAACAAGAAGCGTTCTTGCAGCGAAGCGCGGTACACGAACATAACTACAGTGTACAacaggagcaacagcagcagcagcaaatggTGGCCCAAGTGCAacagcagcagctgccgacgaatagcGGATGGGGCGTGCCCCAGCAACATCCGAAGGTTCTAGTGGCGAAGAACTGGGTGGAAGAGCTCCACGAATTCGTCGACAAGAAACACaatgtgcacaaggacatcaaggagCTGGTGTTAAAGATCCGGAGAGCTCTCGGATCAGCCGTCAAGGAGTGGACCAACGTGTTGCAGAGAGCGGAAATAGCCGAAAGCGAATTGGCATCGACGAAAAACGCTCTCGCTGATAAAACGCTGCCACAGCAAACACCGAGAACAGTCCCGGGAAACCTCGGCAAGAAGGAGAAACTAGCGCGAACGGAAAACACACCGATGTCTGCGACAAAGAGACACCGATCCTCGCCAGGAGATGAAAGGCCAGGAGGCTCTAAAAGGCAGAGAGACAATCTGCGCAAGCGATTGGCCGCCGCAGAGGCAGAACAGGTCGGTGTCGGCAACAGAGAGACCCAGTGGCAGACTGTGCAAAGAAAGGGCAAGGCAAAGCAGACGAACGCAGGCGCAATACCAAAAGCAATTAGGAGAAGCGTCAAAAAGAAAGGCGAAGCGATTGTGGTGAAGACCCGCGAGGAAAGTTACCTTGAGGTTCTACGTACCATAAGAACGGCTCCGGAGCTTAAGGACTTCGGCGCGGACGTACAAAAAGTCAGGCGCACACGGTCTGGAGAAATGATCTTCGAGCTGAAAAAGAACTCGAAGAACAAGAGCTCTTCATATAAGGAGCTTGCATCGAGCGTCGTGGGAAACACTGCGCAATTAAGGAGCAAATGGAGATAG